The DNA window agtgcgctcacctggcatgcgcggggcggctgggttcgatcctcagcaccacataaaaaataaagccaGTGTTCGGGGTCCTGCTTAGCCACTTCGGTCACTACCGTCTCCACGTCTGCCACCGCCACCACCATGCTCTCAGTCCGCGCACCACTCGCCACCATCGCAGACCAGCAGCAGCTGCAGCTCTCGCCGCTGAAGAGGCTCAGCCTGGCCAACAAGGAGAACACGCCCCCGACCCTCAACGCGACCCGCGTCCTGGCCAGCAAGACCGCTAGGAGGATCTTCCAGGATCCGGAGGAGCCGAAAACTAAAGTACCTGCCCACAGCGTGGAGGATGAACCACTACTGAGAGAGAACCCCCGCCGCTTTGTCATCTTTCCTATCGAATACCATGATATCTGGCAGATGTATAAGAAAGCTGAGGCTTCCTTTTGGACAGCCGAGGAGGTGGATCTTTCCAAGAACATTCAGCACTGGGAATCCCTGAAGCCTGAGGAGAGATATTTTATATCCCACGTTCTGGCTTTCTTTGCAGCAAGTGATGGCATAGTAAATGAGAATCTGGTGGAGCGATTTAGCCAAGAAGTTCAAATTACAGAAGCCCGCTGTTTCTATGGCTTCCAGATTGCCATGGAAAACATACATTCTGAAATCTATAGTCTCCTTATTGACACTTACATTAAAGACCCCAAAGAAAGGGAATTTCTCTTCAATGCCATTGAAACAATGCCTTGTGTGAAGAAGAAAGCCGATTGGGCCTTGCGTTGGATTGGGGACAAAGAGGCTACCTATGGAGAACGTGTTGTAGCCTTTGCTGCTGAGGAGGGAATCTTGTTTTCTGGTTCTTTTGCATCAATATTCTGGCTCAAGAAACGAGGACTGATGCCTGGCCTCACATTTTCCAATGAACTTATTAGCAGAGATGAGGGTTTACACTGTGACTTTGCCTGCCTGATGTTCAAACACCTGCTGCACAAACCATCAGAGCAGAGAGTAAAAGAAATAATTATCAATGCTGTCAGGATAGAACAGGAGTTCCtcacagaagccttgcctgtgaagctAATTGGGGTGAATTGCACTTTGATGAAGCAGTACATTGAATTTGTGGCAGATAGGCTTATGCTGGAGCTGGGCTTTAACAAGGTTTTCAAAGTAGAAAATCCATTTGACTTTATGGAGAATATTTCACTAGAAGGGAAGACTAACTTCTTTGAGAAGAGATTAGGCGAGTATCAGAGGATGGGAGTGATGTCGAATCCAACAGATAATTCTTTTACCTTGGATGCTGACTTTTAAATGAACAGAAGATGTGCTTTTATTTGGCTGATTTTCCCCCCCTCCCTTATCACCCACCTGCCACCCCCCAAAATCAGCTAAAATGAATCCACCAGCTACACCATTGTCCATATGTTCATTAATGGCATCTAAAAAACCGTGTAGCTACCTCAGAATCCTTGTTGGCTTTGGCAAGCAGGCTGTCCAGCTTCCCAGCACTAATGATGACGATCCGGCTTCAAAGTGAGGGACCCTCAAGCAAGCCTGCCCCAGCAGGATTGAACATTTACAACCACCAGAGAGTTCAGATGTTAGTCTCACTGCTATAAAGAAGACTTTAAAGTTTACTTAACTAGTTTGTAAATAAAACTGGCACTTTACACACAAATGAACATTGTATTGTCAAGGGAAAAGCCTGATTTGTTTGGTTTCTACAACAAATGCAAAGTGTTGTATTTACCACTAATGGCCAATTCAAAATTCACTGAACTAAAGTTAAACTTCTGTTGACTAAGCATGTAAtttagattttgttttctttaatgaaCTGAAGAATTTAATAGATTTTTAAGTCAGTCCTGTGTGTATGTAGATAGTCAGTTGGTGCCAATAGAAGATGATTTGTGTATTTTACTCTGGACCCCAGGTAGGGTGTCAACGTGTCTTGCTCAACTGAAGAATGATGTGTTTCAGGGCAAGGAGCTTCTAACTTAAGTCACTGGGAATTGAGGTGTGATTTGGGTGACTGCTAGTGACCCAGTGACATGTGAGGAACAGTATCATTGTTTATCAGGTTGTACTTTCCTCAATTTCTACTTGGTGTGAAAAGACTTAAAGGTCTTTGGATTTAAAATGCTATTATGACTTTTCAGGTCGTCCTTAAGACAAAGTGACCTGTCTCAGCTTTCCTATTAATAGTGGTGAAACCAGAACTGAAATTGGCTCTCCTAGatgttgtgtttattttttttattttttatttttattaatttttattgttggttgttcaaaacattacatagttcttgatatatcatatgtcacactttgattcaagtgggatatgaactcccatttttaccccgtatacagattgcagaatcacatcagttacacatccattgatttacatattgccatactagtgtctgttgtattctgctgcctttcctgtcctctactatcccccctccccccctcccctcccctcttctctttctaccccctctactgtaattcatttctcccccttatatttttttccctttcccctcacttcctcttgtatgtaattttgtatacccctgagggtctccttccatttccatgcagtttactttctctctccctttccctcccacctctctcgtccctgtttaatgttaatcttatgctcttcatatcaaagaagacatttggcatttgtttttaagggattggctagcttcacttagcataatctgctctaatgccatccatttccctgcaaatttttTCCATTCAAATGTTAATTTCAGGTAGGGGTATAGTTAACAGCCAGTTTAGATCAATCtatctttgaaataaaaaaaaccaaggtgttacacagaaaaaaaaataaaaaaataaaaaataaagatgttgtgtccaccgaaaactaaaataaataaataaatatatatttttttaaaattctctttctctctctctttcctctctctctctctctttaaaaaaaagagttattATTGAAGTTCAATGAGCAGAAAATAAGTACTTCTGTGATAGTAGGTAACTGTAGTAGATGTAAAATTATTTTCCTATGGGATGATTATTTGCATAGTCATTACTAAAAGAGCTAAATTGCATTATGAGAATATGACTAATGTCAATATTTTTATAGCCTGTGTCTATATTATATAATGTATACCGaggaatttttttgttgttcaaatTTAGCACATAGACTTCTAACTGTGAAACTGTTAAATGCATTAAAATAGGATATTGATTTAAGGAAAAATCTTGGAATACCTAGTATAATGactgattttaaagaaaaaaaaaacaaatatcaatTCTAAATTATGCTGTTACTTTAATTAAATAATATACTTGAATGTACATAAAATGGCTTCTCATACCTTTAACCAATAGTGCAttttgagttaaaaaaaatattttcattaaccaTATCAGGTATGCTTAAATGTTTGCCTTTTTTCAATAAAAGAGTAAAAATAAAGTAAGATTTGGGTTTATTTTGGTTTTCTTTGTGTTTGTGGAATTTTTGGGGGGGGCTGGGGGATGTTTTCTGTTTCTAGATTGGTCTTTCATATGTGTGTAAAATTAAGGAGAAGAAAGCTAAAAGCAGTCAGGTGGAAGGCAGTTCAACATCTACTTGGACCTATTTTAAGGTTTATGGTAGCTAAAGATCACCCCGCAAGATCTAGGTGAATGGAGCCCAGGGCACCCAGGCAAAATTAAATCGGGAGTGCTCTTCCACAAAAGATGAGCCCTGTGACCAGGTgcaatgacacacacctgtaagcccagaggcttgggaggctgaggctggaggactgcaagttcaaagccagcctcagcaaaactgaggtgctaagccactcagtgagaccctgtctctaaataaaattcaaaataagacTGAGGATATGGCTCGCTGGGTAGCTTCAATCCCAGGTAACCcatgccccccacccccaaaaaacatGAGCCCTGTGGATTTATGGGGCTCCATCCTGACTGTGCTGTGTGATGGAGAAATGGAAACAAAGGTGCCAGGCCTGGGTTTGCTGCTGGTCCGTGCTGGCATATGGACTGCTGGTGATGGTGCAATATTGTCCCACATGGATTGGGTGGAGGTTGGTGTCTGAAGGCAATGGCTCCTTGCCGTCCACATATACCTCAACAGGTGGGTTCCCCATAGTGAAAATCAGAATAATGTTGATGGGCATACTGGATGTGCTGGCATGGTGAGGAAAGGAGATTCTGACACAGGTGGATGTACTGGATGTGGTGCCCATGAAGCCGGCCCATGAACCCATTATCTGTAGGCCCCAGATAATGGCCAGGAAGAGTGTTGTGAGTACTAGAGGACTGGCAAATGTAAGTGAGATGTGACTAGGGCCAAGGGCAGTGGGCCTAGACAGGGTCCTTTGAACACCTTCTCCAAATAAGGAGTGTAGGAAGAAGGATGAATTAGACATGCTTTAGAGTGATAGGGATATTCCTCTGCTAATATAGCTTTCCATCACATACAAGAACTGGTAATGATGGATTCTCCCAAATAAAATTCatagaaatcaaaattaaaagattttaaaaacactAGCCGGGTATGGTGTGCATGCCTGTAgtaccagtgacttgggaggctgaggaggatctCAACTTTGAGGTCAGCTTGGATAACTTAGTTATATCATCTCAAAAACAAAAGTCTTGGGGTGTACAGCTCAGTGGTTatggtgaccctgagttcaatccccatgactgaaaaataaaaactaagaaaaatttTGAAGCATATACATGAAAAGGATTTTTGAATATAAAATTTTACCCATGACCAATCTTTACCTCAACTCGCTGGTGGAAGAGTTGGAGCAGGGTAGTCAGGACTCAGGCTCTCACCTTTTCTCATGCTATTGTACAAGACAGCTGGGGGAGCTGGACCCTCACAAAAAGTAGGAGTGACATCAGGAAACAGGTGACCTCATTTCTGTGCAGCAGCTTCAGCACAAGTGACATATCTACTCTAATACTAATGAGCATTTTTTTCCCCTGCAGCATgcctgaggtctgaggtcacagtGACTGGGTGAAAGTTCCCTTGATCTGTGTGTAGACAGGGATGGAGGAGGAGAAATGTACCTGTGAAGGGAttcaagttactgcagaaatcttGACCTAAACACTCCTTGGTACCTCTCCACTGAGCTGAGGGCAAGAAAAAGTACCCAGAGGAAGACCTGAAATTTGAGGTTAAGATGTAGAAAATACTGGAGAGAAGGCTGGAGGACAAATGACATCTCTTGAAACCCACTAGCTCTTCCTGTCTTTCCTGGTGTTCTTCCTCCCACATGCTAACTAAGCAGTCTCATGTCATCCTGACTGCAGACAGCCATCCAAACTCCACAGAGAACTGATGGGGACGGCAGAGCCTGGATGCTAAGAGTTGAGCAAACATCCAACAGAGAGAGCACAGGGTTAAGTGTGGATTCTAGAACCTTCCTGCTAAAGACCAGTGATAGCCAGAGCTGCgacccctccccccacccagaGGGTTTAGAAAGCCAGGGATGGTTAACCACATTTAGAAACCTCAGGGGACAGGCACCAGTTGTAAAGAAAAGCATAAAATGCAGAACCACTGCCCTTTGTTGAATAAAATAGATACTAAGAGGCATAAATACTCTAAAGCACTGAGAAGCTCTAGCACCTGGGGTCTGAGACAGGTAGGGTTGGGGAGGTTTGcacccatgtctctctgaaggAGAGGAGGAATAGCAAAAACAAGAAGACAATGGGTAAATGTCAGGAATTGGGCAAGCTGACATACTGCAGCCACCTTGGCAGAAATGCTTTCAACTTAGTTTCCCATGGCTTTCTACTGATTCTGTTTATTGGTATTGTTCTTATATTCCTTCCCAGAATACACAACACTAGAGCTTAGTCACAGATACCAGGTCCAGGTGCTTCCTACCTGTCCAGTGCTGCTGCAGCTGCCACCCTGAGCAGATGCCAGTGTCAAGCCCAACtgcctgtgcatgccaggtgaagGGGTGGAAAGCAAGGCTCAGTACCAGGGCTGGCAACAGTGCAGTGGCCAGTTGGTGGGATTTTTAATACAGCAAaaacaaaagtatttttaaaCCAGCCTCAGTGGTATACCTCTCCTCCTACATCTGCAGTCTGTTAAGATGGCCATGAATCTGAGGGAGGACCATAGCCCCTAATTCCTGCCTCCTCATCCCTGACTTGTAGTTCAGACGGGCTATAATTGAATACTGATGAAGAGGGGGCAATAGTTACTTGTTAGTGACAAGTAAAAAATACACTGCCATAATCACAACTTGCACAGAGACCATCACAACTTTATACAAAAAGTGCTTCTATGAGGATCTGACCAACAATTGTATGGCAACCTCAAATTGATGTCACTCTTGTTTTTAACCATGGTGGCCAAGGTTTACTATTTTAAAATAGCAGATGTAATCCTCATCATTTTtgcctttaaattttggtcttgcCTCTGCCTTATTGCCCACAGTTTACAACAAGATGCATATTCCCAATACAGTGCTCAGGTACCGTTATAGTCGGGGCACAACGTGGGATCCAAGTCCTTGATCccctaaagaaaaaactgagcaaAAAACACAGAAGTAACAGGCAAACAGGCAAAGTATGGAATTGCTTTTTAAATATGtcaatggatatttatttatgtgcagtgttgagaaatcgaacccagtgcgtcacaggtgctaggcaagtgctctactgagctacagccccagccccaaagtaAAGAATTGTTGGCGGTGAAGGTGAAAACAACGTTTCTGTAGGGTAGACTGGAATGGGCCGAGCAAGAGAGAGAAACTCAAGACCCCCATGTCTGCAAATGGATCTTACAAGCTGGGCTCTGAGGCATTCGCTTACCTATATGGACCTGATTGAAGACCTTACACTATTTGTTCCCACCGATTATCTTTATAACACATGACAAAAACACTGTCCAATTTTCCCCATTGGTTACTCTACAAAGTCAAATGAGAGTACTGACCACTTCATCCTCATTGGTCATTTTAGAATGCCAAACCTTCAGGAGGGAGTTTGACAGGGCAATAAGTCCTCAGTGGCGGGCATTTTCATGTCAATGGAACTTACCCTAAACAAAGACTGTGATGACCGCCAGCTAGGAAGCGAAACCAAGCGATTCCCATTATTAACATTAGCCACTTACAAATAGTGCATTCCTTTTACTGTGAGCTTCCTCCACCAGGGTGGCTAATTTCCTCCACCCACTCATGTTTCCTCTGTTTTACAAAACCTAGTAGCCACCAGGGACAGAGAAAAGGACAGTGGAGGCCTCCGGGCCACCCTCCGATTCTTGGATATCCACAGATCAGTTGGGTTTTTACCCCCACGCTCCTGGTACAAGACAAAAACACGTTTCTGCTGCCCTTGGCCAAGCAGGCTCACCTACGTCTCGCCCCGGAGGAGCGGAGAGTACCCACCACCTCCGGGGAGGACAGGAAGCACGAACccaagggcagggagggaagccagGAGGTGCGGACGCTGGCGCGGTGAGCTGGGACCTCGGCGCGCGCAGGTGGCGTCATCAGGGGGCGCGGCTAGCGCTGGTCATTGCGGTGCCTGGCGCGTAGTGATGACGCCTTCTGTAGCCAGCACAGGTGAGCTGCTTGAGCGGTCGTAGGCGCTCTTACTCCAACGTGGACAGAGAGGTTGTGCTGGACTCCAAAGCGAGAGTCGTGCTGTATGGTAGCCGAGTTTGTGCCAAAGAGTTCTTTCTGGACAGAAGCGAGAAAGTACGTTAAACTCCAGGCCACCCTTGCTGTCTGTGACTCTTTGCCTGTAGGCCATGTTGGGGTTGAGCTTTGTCACTGTCCCCAGACCCTTTGGACAAGCACACCTGTGTCGGGTAGGGCATGCTGAAACTATGTTCCCGAGACCCACTGGAGCCTGAGGAGTGAAAGCTACAACTTCCCACAGCAAGGAGCGCTGGGAAACGTGGTTTATACAGTGTTGGTACAGTGTTGCAGCTATTTTCCTATCAGGCGATTTGGGGAAAGCATAAGGGGTGGTGGTCACTAAGCCACCATCAGTTGGGTTGTGCTCCATCTCTGCTTATCCACTGACACTggccgcccccgcccccgcccccagcCATTTCCCCTCCCCCAGCTTCCTGTGAGCCATGAAGCACCACCTTGCCACTGGGGTTCTTCAGAAGTCTGGTTCCAAAGTTCCTGCCCATGGCACAAGGCTGTGAAGGTAATTGTGGCAGGGATAGGCTGAACTTCTGTGGATTCTGTGAAGGAGAAATATTTGTTCTGAGAGGCTGAGTGATGGGCTCAtctacctttttttccccctctttataGACTAGTTTGAGAACAGGGTTGTGATAGATACAGGGATTCCTTTAAGTGAATAGCTTTGTAGCTCTTATTGGCAGACCCCAGCAGCTCACCACCAATGTCTTTCTGAGTTTTTGTCTCATAAATTTGAACAATGAAATCCATGGATAACCATGGCAGGAGGGAGTGAAAGCAGTAAGATATATTTGCGTGAGAAGGAAAGGCAACTCTGAAAAGGTTAAAGGGAACCTGATAGCAGGTTTCCACTTAGATATACTAGCCTAGCACCAAGACTGTTAGTTACAATCTATGGCAAACAAATATTGGAAAAGTACCAAAGGTATAGGTTCAGCCCATAACCTTCTAATTGGCTGTGTCCTTTTTAGCCCTTGAGTTTAAACATTCCTATAACTTCCATTTGGGTCCACCCTCACTTCCATTTTCCCTACCATTCTGGGACAAAGACTTATTTGGAATGTTTCTACAGGCTAACCTCCTGGAGCAGCCTTTGTATaaggcactcgcctagcacatgtgag is part of the Callospermophilus lateralis isolate mCalLat2 chromosome 1, mCalLat2.hap1, whole genome shotgun sequence genome and encodes:
- the LOC143408209 gene encoding ribonucleoside-diphosphate reductase subunit M2-like isoform X1, translating into MLSVRAPLATIADQQQLQLSPLKRLSLANKENTPPTLNATRVLASKTARRIFQDPEEPKTKVDLSKNIQHWESLKPEERYFISHVLAFFAASDGIVNENLVERFSQEVQITEARCFYGFQIAMENIHSEIYSLLIDTYIKDPKEREFLFNAIETMPCVKKKADWALRWIGDKEATYGERVVAFAAEEGILFSGSFASIFWLKKRGLMPGLTFSNELISRDEGLHCDFACLMFKHLLHKPSEQRVKEIIINAVRIEQEFLTEALPVKLIGVNCTLMKQYIEFVADRLMLELGFNKVFKVENPFDFMENISLEGKTNFFEKRLGEYQRMGVMSNPTDNSFTLDADF
- the LOC143408209 gene encoding ribonucleoside-diphosphate reductase subunit M2-like isoform X3, yielding MLSVRAPLATIADQQQLQLSPLKRLSLANKENTPPTLNATRVLASKTARRIFQDPEEPKTKVPAHSVEDEPLLRENPRRFVIFPIEYHDIWQMYKKAEASFWTAEEVDLSKNIQHWESLKPEERYFISHVLAFFAASDGIVNENLVERFSQEVQITEARCFYGFQIAMENIHSEIYSLLIDTYIKDPKEREFLFNAIETMPCVKKKADWALRWIGDKEATYGERVVAFAAEEGILFSGSFASIFWLKKRGLMPGLTFSNELISRDEGLHCDFACLMFKHLLHKPSEQRVKEIIINAVRIEQEFLTEALPVKLIGVNCTLMKQYIEFVADRLMLELGFNKVFKVENPFDFMENISLEGKTNFFEKRLGEYQRMGVMSNPTDNSFTLDADF
- the LOC143408209 gene encoding ribonucleoside-diphosphate reductase subunit M2-like isoform X2; translated protein: METWEFLFNAIETMPCVKKKADWALRWIGDKEATYGERVVAFAAEEGILFSGSFASIFWLKKRGLMPGLTFSNELISRDEGLHCDFACLMFKHLLHKPSEQRVKEIIINAVRIEQEFLTEALPVKLIGVNCTLMKQYIEFVADRLMLELGFNKVFKVENPFDFMENISLEGKTNFFEKRLGEYQRMGVMSNPTDNSFTLDADF